The Streptomyces nitrosporeus genome includes a window with the following:
- the tatA gene encoding Sec-independent protein translocase subunit TatA, with protein MFGISEIAIFLVIVILLFGAKKLPELARSMGKSARILKSEARAMKADGGSPATPGPPAAAGSPAAPVTDLGTDADGHRVIRGTATERPGTH; from the coding sequence ATGTTCGGCATCAGCGAGATCGCGATCTTCCTCGTCATCGTCATCCTGCTCTTCGGCGCCAAGAAACTCCCCGAACTCGCCCGGTCCATGGGCAAGTCGGCCCGCATCCTGAAGAGCGAGGCGCGTGCCATGAAGGCGGACGGCGGCTCCCCCGCCACCCCCGGTCCCCCCGCTGCCGCCGGCTCCCCCGCCGCTCCCGTCACCGATCTCGGGACGGACGCGGACGGCCACCGTGTCATCAGGGGGACGGCCACCGAGCGTCCCGGCACACACTGA